The stretch of DNA tgagcaggctgttccgttggtcagatcaactggaaccctcggcgtcgtaagcgacggagtgccaacaacaagtgcTGTTGAAGACCATCATTATGTGGTCTAGCTGGTTGCATGTATAATAAATGAAGCAACTCATGAACTTTTGACTTTCAGCATATTTATTGCTGGACATGGTTTACTGTGTTGgctgtttacaaaagaaaaatgctggTAATATAACTGCTGACTGGGAGGAGAGAACCTCCCTGTGTCTTGTAGAAGGTTAGCAGTGGTGTATCATGTGTGGATGTCCAAAGTCATCTCTTGCTCAAGGTGGTCTGTTCAAGTGCCTGATGTGATCTGATATTAGTAATTTGCCTTTTGCTCAAAGTGGTTTGTGCGAATACCTGATGCTGTCTGGCAGAGATAGGTGCCAAACAGTTTTTATAGGGTGAAAAGGGGGTTGAATTTTAGATCATTTGAGGAGCCATATCACACTACAGCTTCACACTGATTGGGCGATTTACAGATCAATCATGTGAAACTATGGTCGCTTACTTGGTAATCCTAACTGAATATCTTGCAGTTGGGGTTCAAATCCCTACAGGCCTTTATAAGGGTTGAGGGCACTGATCTTCCATTTcaaagtcattaaaaaatatctaagcCAATAAATTACATATTTCTGACTCCATAACCCTAAATcccttgaaaaataaaattttttttaaatatataaaatttatatctaCTGACATAGGGCTAATGTACACaagctgacaaaaaaaaaaaaacttttatttcaaaCACATTCTATAAAATTCTCCACATACTCTTTTAAGTTTCAATTTGTTTCTGATTTACCTAAATATTAGAACTATTACCTAAATGTTAGAACCATCTGCACCTTTCCCATAAGTATTAATGTTGGAATTAcacagagaaaacaaaatttcaagttgATTAAATAGTCTTTTACCAGTTTCAAAATTGATGACAGAATTATCTTCCTTAAACGTTTTGATTTTTACTAAACATGAAAACATCTATAGCAGACAAATGTTTGTGAACAGCTAGTCTCTCCGTCAAGAAATATGGGTCTTCAGCATTCATTACTGTTTAGAAATTCCAAGTCAGAGAAGTTGAAAGAGTTGAAAAGGattaagaaacaaatgaaaattttaaaaaataaaaagagaaagagagaaagcaagataAAATATCCTACAATGAGATTATAAGTTTTAATCTAATCAATCTTATATGATGCCTATATTTAAAGAGAGCTGGTGATGAGAATAAAATACAGAGAGTATCTAAGGGCTAATCTGTAGCAATTCATTGGATAATTCACTGATTGGAGCAGAGCTTAAAACAGACAGTAATAGTGTAGTGAACTTAGGTAGAACTTGAAGGTGATATCCCTAATGAGTCAGTCTGTTATTTCGTTGTAAACATTGTGTAATTAGTGTAGTTAATCTGATAGAAGAAGGGAGTAGCATCCTTAACGACTGGCAACGTTGTTTCAAAGATAATTGCTAGAAAATAAGATGCATTAGAGAGGAACAACAAATTATAAAAGCTTAAGTTGTGAACCCAGAAGGTGTGGGTAAAGTGTGGTAGCTAGAAGCAACAATAAGAATCTAGAGAGAACTTTTGGTTGAAAGCAATATGTCAGATTTATATAGCAAGGTGTATAAGATGTCTGCTAATGTTCTCTAATATGATTGTGTATTGTGAATTGCATAATAGTATGTTCACATGACTGAGTATGTCCTTGAGGAGAATGTCTTTAATAAAACTGACACACTTCTTCAGACTGGGAAAAGAAACAGTTATAAAAAatgtaacaataagaaaatgttagATAAGAAAGATAAGAGAAGATAGTTGATTAAAATCTAGCCAAGTGGAAATAACCGAGTGATGAAGGGAGAGGCAGCTATTGAGGTTAGTTTCAATGTTATTAGTAAGGCTTTCATGtgggaaagaagtaaagaaagctACAAGTCTATCAGAGATGGATGATGGGACATTTGAAAGTATTAAGCTATACAGGTATAATATTAATTCACCACTTTGTCAATCAGGTTGTGGCTATTCTTTAACCCCAGGTTGGATACAAtcaaacagatttatgatcaGGGAGGTATGACAacccttccttttttttaagtATAGTGTACtgtggactacattattcaatgtaatgTATCAGTTTTTAAGGCAACAGAGTATGAGTCAAGAGAGATTCAAAAAGAGATTGGAATGGTAAAATTGGAAGAGTGGTAGATAAAATGCTTCACaatatgatatttaattttgttgtttgcaTTTCATAACTTAACTAAAGTTAACTTTATCTGTCATCCTTTATAAAATGACATGCCAGACAAGCAAGCAGGTAGTTTTCTACTTGTCACTAACATAaagatatgcattatatacatcgGTCATGTGATGCAAATGGATGCTGACagttccataaagaagtgccgatttctcaaagtagatggaacacgTGGAAGTGGAAGACCAAGGAAGGCAAGGGACGAAGTACTGAAGGACGGCCTCAAAATACTGAATCTTTCAGACAAGATAACAAAGGATCGAAATATCTGGTGCCACGCTGTAGTCAAGAAGACCCATTCCCCACAGCAGAAGTGATAAGGTTGCTCACCctagtgaagaggattggcctgcaagagtcctgaaccttaggaatgagaacccaggttcgaaatttcaccaagacacctgataaaggctggagggtatatcagccaaaacgttgtgctaacaacaaagaagatgaggataaatatctgtcaaatgtaaataatgtaaataatataaataatgtacataattcttcatctcttaaataaagaactgtATTGAGCCCTGTGTTCaattagtgcttattttattgtctccagaaggctgaaaggtaaagtcgacctgagcagtatttgaaattaatattgtaaTCAGATGCAACAATAGCAACTCAACAACAGTAAAATTTGTCAAAAACTAgagttgaataaaaatatttcctcAACTGAGTTGTACCAAATTCTGTAATTACATACAACAAAATGGTAATACTTTAGTCTGAATTTATTACTGAAAAATGCTGATTGTACCATTATGAATACTTACCGGTGTTGGTATTGGTCCTCTTTGTCGTGAGGAAGGGGATTTACACTCCCTCCAAGTTTGAGATGGAACTCCATGAAAAAACTCAGTTCTTGGGTCAATAAAAGAATCATTTGTATTATGCATTCTAGGTAAATTTCTTACCATAGTAGCAGGATGATAATTGTCTGAAATTAGTTGACTCATTTCTCTTTGAGAATGGTTTGAGGATGTGTTCCTTTCAGCAGAGAGTCTGTTTTTAGATTTACAGTACTTTATAATACATACAGTAACTGATATCACAATAGCCACAGATACAATCACAACCCCTGCAACAATGATTATCACCCAGTTCATATCTATCCAGTCTTTGTCCGAAGACTTTGCAGTTGCCTGGATCTTTGGGGCATCATTACTAACAGTCAGCCTTAAGGTAGCTGAAGCAGTTGCTGATAGAACTGGAATACCactgtcttcaactataactaCAAGTTCATATTCCCCAGCATCATTCTGATAAACCATGCGAGCAAAAGACAACACACCTGTACGAGAGTTGAGTGCAAATAATTTCTTGTCATTGCCTTGGTATATTCCATATTTCAGAAAAGCATTTCTCGGCGTGTCTTTGTCAGAGGCTTTGAAAACTGTAATCTCGTTGTTACTTTGTGGTAGATAATGTACATTAAGGGTGACTGATTCAACATCAGGAGAAGTGAAATAAGGGGCATTATCATTCACATCCATGATTTCAACAGTAACATTTGCAGTGTTATTCAATGATAATGTTCCATTGTCTTTCACTAAAACTTGGAACTGATAAGAGTCTTTGATTTCTCTGTCTAACGATCTAGTTGTTGAAATAAAACCACCATtggaaattttgaaaggaaacaAATGCTGATGATTGTTCAAAATTAAATAAGATAATTTTCCTCCCTCTCCTTCATCAGGATCTGTAGCTTCCATATAGCCAACAGGGAAATTTGGGCTTTCATTTTCCTTAATCAGAAATCTGAATGAATCCTTTACAAACTTAGGCTGTACATCATTAACATCTGTCACTTTGACTGAGAATTTTTTGATACTTCGTAATGCTGGTGAACCATTATCTTCACATGTCATTGTTACACTAAAATCACTTTTTGTTTCTCTGTCAACTGCTTCTTTCacagttattttatattctttgcttCCCAAGGTTTGAAGCTGGAATTTAGGATGATTCAGTTGACActctacttctccattttctccaGTGTCATCATCTGTCACTTTTACAAAAGCTATAAAATTGCCAACTTTGATGTCTTCTGAAATGACAGTTGTCTCCTCTGTTattcttgaaacaaaactgatcTCAATGACTGGTGGGTTGTTATGTTGACTGACGATGTTGATACGAACTAAGGTAATGGAACTAAGAAACGGTTTTCCCCCGTCTCTAGCTTCAACaaacaatttataattttgattttctcCTAATGAAAATTTACCTTTATGATATATTTCACCAGTTATTTCATTTAACCTAAAATTATGTTTAGCTGCTTCAGATGTTTTTGATCCAAATTTGTATGAAACTTTACTATTATTGCCATAATCCAAATCATGAGCAGACAGGACAAACACTGGTTTATCTATTCGATGGCTACTATTtatgaaaacattgtaaatattctGAGAGAAAATGGGAGGATTATCATTTGCATCAATCACAGAGATCTGAACATCCATTTTCCCCTTTCTGGGTGGAACACCATTATCTGTTGCAATGATCTGTAATTTATATGTTTCTTGTACTTCCCTGTCCAACATTTCTCTTAAGACAATCTCTAGATTATCTGTACCATCAACTCTTTTAGAAGTCACTAAGTCAAATGTTCCTTTGTAGTCATTAACTATTTGATATGAAATCTGTGAGTTTGCTTCTCCAACATCTTTGTCTATTGCATTTAGCAGAAATTTTTTTGTTCCTTCACCATCTGTTTCTAAAAACCGAAGATAAATTTCTGCTTTGGGAAACACAGGTGAGTGATCATTGACATCTTGTATCAcaatttttatctttaaaaagttttcatttttcttattttctctgaaAATAACCCGTAACATTTTGAAACACTGAGTATCATAAGCACACAGAGATTCAGCATCTAATTTCTGTGTAGTGTACAGCTTGCCAGTTTTTGTGACATTAAACAAATCGACAATACCAATTAGGTTAAAAGATACTAAACTAGTGTCTGCAgtttgtttatcataatttagATTCAGATTAGCTGCTATGTCTCCCACAAGTGTTCCTGCATCTTGCTCTTCAGCTACATAGAAAGTGAGATTGCTACATAAGCAACTGCAGAGCAACAGCATGAGAATACATGCTGATAGCAACATATCTCGATTCAACCGACCAAACACCAACAATCAGGGAAATATGTCTGAAATTAAAGAAGAATAGATTTTagcaattcattaaaattttgcttaaataatatgtatgtagttaCAATATCTAGCAAATTAATGGCAATCTGGTAGAAAGCAGGTAATTTCTTTATGATAACTTTGAAAACAAGAAGTGttatgtgaatttgtatgtgcatatatgtgtagcaACAGCAGAAATGTATCTGAATGTAAGTGTTCAAAGAAAaagtgtgggtgtctgtgtaggagaatgtatgtatgtatttagttaaCTAGTTCTATAACATCAGTATGTACTTGCATCATatcttatgataaaataaatatctgtgcttattattattcaaatggtTACACCAACACATTtggtttatttatacacatagataagattaatattcagtttaaataacTGATTcatagaacaataacaaaaataacattttattataaaaCAGTAAACATAATCGACATAGAACACTCTTTCATAAGTTTCTCTTTCATAAGCTAAAAGTTGAAGGTTAGCAGAAGTTTAGATGctattattttaacatatttcactCAGTATTTTCTGGATATTTAAACAGTTTTCTGTAGTGAGGTTCTGATTCAGGATTTCCAGGGATTTTGAGGTGTATGGGACCATCTCTTAGCCATTATTGTTCCTAGGTCTACTCTCACCTGTAatagtagcacctgtcagggtcccagctatgtGTTAATTAGCATATCAAGAAATTACTTTTGAAGAATATTGCTCACAGACACCCCAACGGACACAGTGCAAATAAGGCCCTTCACCTTTTTAGTTGTTCATCTAAGAGAAGATAGCCCCATACAAGTCCTGCATCCTGGCAACTGTTGGGCTCACAACACTTCTTGCACCAGACCAATACAAGTTTGAAAGACGAACGAGCAGGACTGGCCCCGCACAAACCATGCCCACCATAACAATAAACCATTGCTGCTTTGTGAGGTAATATATCGAGCATTTAAAAAGGGCTAATGGAGTATACCCTAAAAGAGAATCAAGAGGGAGGGACCTGTTAGGACAATCCATACAGTTATACTTAACTAATGTCTGGCACCACCTACAGTTCCATGAATGCTGCAAATGCATTGACTTGTCTTTCCTTCATGGATTATCCATGAGGGTAGACGTGGTAAGCATACTTGAGGGTTAGGCTCTTGTGTCTGGAAACAGCCCAGGCACAGCAGAAGCAGTTAAATTACTGTCTCTACAATACTGTCAATCATGGCAAAAAAAAAGCCAACAAAAACCTCTTCACACAATTGTATTACTGGTAAATCCTGTATATTCTAAAGATGGATAAAGATCTAGATTGATTTGGATCAGTACTTCCCAACCTATGAATCATGATATAATTCTGAATGAATCATACAGACATAACagggacatgatgatgatgatgatgtataacatAAAGTATTCAAtgctatttatatcaatataaaactCAAGCGGGTAAGAATTTAGCAATTTACCTAATGAGTTGAAGAATGTGACTCCACATTGTGAAATactatattttaattcataattagTGAAGAGAACAAAAGCTCTGAAGTTGACTTAGAGTAATTACATaaactaaatgtttttttttgtaggggGGGTGCATTTGTTTTCACAATTAAGGTTCATTtgataaaacaattaataaagTGCTGCTAGCCTATATTAAGCTTCTGTGAGTTAGTGGTGATGATTAATAAGAGAAATAtccatttctgtatatacatcttgttaaatatacacacacacacatacctaccacacacacatgcacatatatatatcaagccaagtgaaatcattgtcgtggccaatgccagtgtcacataactggcacttgtgccagtagcatgtaaaaatcacccttCAAACGTTGGACTTCATGGAGACAGTGACAAGTGACCgtgacctttggtgatataccatgcttgagaagactggTCAAGCTAAGTGAGAAGGTAGCTTTGGCCAAAGCCAATGTTACGTAACAGGCACTCAGTTCTGCTTCGAGTTCCAATATTTCAAaaaacaactatttcatgttcatCTCAAAGGCAGTGTAGCATTGCCAAAGAAATGAGAAAAGCTGATGGTAAAATGCAAGGGTTTAAAACTAGTGAGGTCACTTCACATGGGGTGAAATAAGAGTGAAGGTGAGTGGGGGAAGTTGTTGCAGGATATGCTATAGAAAATGgccctctcttttacttgtttcagtcatttgactgcggccatgctggagcaccgccttttagtcaaataaatcgaccccaggacttattctttgtaagcctggtacttattctatctgtctctttgggcaaaccactaagttacaaggacgtaaacacaccggcatcggttgtcaagcgatgttggggacacacacacacacacacacacacacacacacacacatatatacgacgggcttcttttcagtttccgtctaccaaatccactctcaaggctttggtcggcccgaggctatagtagaagacacttgcccaagctgccacgcagtgggactgaacccagaaccatatggagCTAGTGAGGTTAAGATGATTCCAGAGCTCAGTGTCCACTGAGCTTCCATTTCAAGACAATATTAAACATGGTGGCTGGAATGGAACCACTTATTGCTGTCAGTGTGAAGGCTGTGCATTGCTGTAGCTTATTGTGACACCATGCAAGTCATTACCAAAATAATACAGGTTGCTTAATCATGTTTTATACATCTTTGCTCACTCATGAAAAGCAAGAAGTTTTCGATATAGTTTTCGATAGACAAATGAGAAAGGGCAAAGCAGAAGTGTAAACAAAGAAATGTTTATTCCCAGAATTCTAAATAGTGCTTATCATTGGAAAGCTTAACTTCTAAGGGGAGGTAACTCTCTAGAAGGTACGTAACTCAGCAATTCAATAAAGGGCGAATAATTAAATGTGAATCTGACAAAGTATTGAAATCAATTTATTGGACTAATTACTCACCTCGCTCCTTAAAGGCGGTGACAATAGGCGATTTCTGCCTGGTGATTCAAAGAGATAGAGGAAAAATAGAAACCTaagactggactggactggactatatgtatgtatgtatgtatgtattatgtatgtatgtgtttgtatgcatgtgcatatatatatatatatatatatatatatatatatatatatatatatatatatatatatatatatatatatgcacacatacataaatacaccgtgtgtgtttgtgtgtgtgtgtgtgtgtgtgttacatagcCAAATAGTATATCCTTGGTTGCAACCAATCAGAAAgttatcattggtttcatgtctACTATAGGCAACTCATCAGAACTGCTGGCTGGCCTGGTGAGACTAATGATATATTTGTAgacttatatgcatttattcatatagtcctacccatgcatgcatggaagacagatgttaaatgatgataatgaggaggaggaggatgtcctaatgttttatataatatagatactCTGAAACTCAATATAGATATACCAACAATTTTGATATTATGAACCATGTTGCAAAGTGTAAATAAGTGTCCATTTAAGTTCAGAATATCCAATGTATATTGTgtcatatataattaattaattttccatATGAACACTCAGTTATGCAAATAAGACTGGCCTTTTTGAGCTGAGTTCTAGTTTGTGAttaatataaatagcaataacCTGTCAGGCATTCTGCAATTGATGAACATCCAAATAGAGATGAAATGAGTGAGGGTTATTCTACTATTTTTCTGCCCCATCAAGAATTATAAGCAAGTATTGACATACCAGAAcaaaacatgtaaatacaaatgtaGTCATATCTTCAGGAAACTTCAGATAATGCAGTACTTGGATTATGTTAtgctaattatttaaataatttatataatttctatgtCTAAATAAATCTTAGCCACTTACATTTTACCTaatgttatagatagatagatagatagatagacatagctagatagagagagagagagagagagagggagagatagacagctatagatatataaacatacatacttacatatatatatataaacacacacacatgtatacctatatatatgtgtgtgtgtttgtaacagagTTATTCATGAAAGATTATcaatccaggcaaaatactttataagtaGTCTCTATTAGTACACCAGACTAACAATATTgcttagattagtaaagaactcagCATGTTCTTGTAGCAGGGTCTGATGTTATACTTCCACCgttctatattgtaaatcaatGGTTGAGTCCTAGTTATACTGGTTTTCACACAGAGTGATATCCAACACAAAGAATGAATAATGgttgttacatatttttcttcattgttgtaaatttgacttacagctgtttccagtagttatTACAAGTAAACTTATCAATAACAAATCTATAACTCCTGGAAACAGTTGCAAGTAAACCAATCAATAGGTGAGTAGACACTTATTGATCAATAGCGAACCtataatgattactggaaacagctgtaagtcaaatttactacaataaaagagaatatttaacgaccattatttatgccttgtctttGTGNNNNNNNNNNNNNNNNNNNNNNNNNNNNNNNNNgtgtgtgtgtgtgtgtgtgtgtgtgtgtgtgtgagtatgtatgtacatcttttatctttaacttgtttcagtcatcagactccacccatgctggggcaccatcttgaatttttagtcaaatgaatcaacccctgtgcttctttttttaaatctgttacttattctataagtctctctctctctctctctctctatatatatatatatatatatatattagagaaagagagagaaNNNNNNNNNNNNNNNNNNNNNNNNNNNNNNNNNNNNNNNNNNNNNNNNNNNNNNNNNNNNNNNNNNNNNNNNNNNNNNNNNNNNNNNNNNNNNNNNNNNNNNNNNNNNNNNNNNNNNNNNNNNNNNNNNNNNNNNNNNNNNNNNNNNNNNNNNNNNNNNNNNNNNNNNNNNNNNNNNNNNNNNNNNNNNNNNNNNNNNNNNNNNNNNNNNNNNNNNNNNNNNNNNNNNNNNNNNNNNNNNNNNNNNNNNNNNNNNNNNNNNNNNNNNNNNNNNNNNNNNNNNNNNNNNNNNNNNNNNNNNNNNNNNNNNNNNNNNNNNNNNNNNNNNNNNNNNNNNNNNNNNNNNNNNNNNNNNNNNNNNNNNNNNNNNNNNNNNNNNNNNNNNNNNNNNNNNNNNNNNNNNNNNNNNNNNNNNNNNNNNNNNNNNNNNNNNNNNNNNNNNNNNNNNNNNNNNNNNNNNNNNNNNNNNNNNNNNNNNNNNNNNNNNNNNNNNNNNNNNNNNNNNNNNNNNNNNNNNNNNNNNNNNNNNNNNNNNNNNNNNNNNNNNNNNNNNNNNNNNNNNNNNNNNNNNNtgtgtgtgtgtgtgtgttataatagcTGTATCAGACTTATACTCAGCTATCAGTACATCCTCCCCACTCACTAGCTATGCTAATTTCGCTAAGATATCAAAGGCAACAAAAAAAACTCACTAAAGATATAAACAACctacagaaagatatataaacaccACAAACAGgtgagcagaagaaaacaacatgaaatgtaaTGCAAAAGCCTTTCGGCCACTTCACTTCCAGACTTGCACCACAGTATAACCTAGATTTATATAAATCATGCACTAGGTAGGTATTGTTATGAGTAATGAAATATCattctacacacatataaagaattGTAAAAGCTAGCAGGACACAGATGGGGGTTGGTAGTAAGAATGTTTAAACTGAGAGCCTGGGTGGTAATACTTGTTCTGTGAAGAATTTTTTNNNNNNNNNNttttttttttttttctagatatctATAATTACTCTTCTCAGTCTTAATGACTTCATAGGATTCgtcgatagttttttttttttgtttttttttgttttttgttttttgtaatccATGTTTTCTCTACTTTAGATTGAATCCATGCACAAATAAGCTATTGAGGTTGGCAGGTTTGGGACTATACACCCTGGAATGTGAGAATGAAGAACAAAACAATATGGTGACGTTAGCAACAGAGAAATCATAAAGGAACTAGCATTAAGCTTTGGCATTCAGAGTTATAAAGACCCCTAAACAATTCTGTCTTCTCTCTATTGATTTCTGTTTTCTTATAAAATCTCCAAAAGTTGTGCCTTCTCccaattaaataaaaacaaggtATTGTAGGAATGTGGGTTTCAATTGGCAATAGGTCTTCGATGTTCAATCCAAAATATAAGTGATATACACAGGACCATTTTACCAGAATTATTGGCCCCTAGGCAAAGAAATGCAGAGAGGCCCTCTTCATACATAGGAGTAAAGGAGTaaagacacccttcggtcatgaatgactatgagattgcacctagaagctTACCCTCCCAGGCATAAGTCCAGCAAGATTGTtggtggaagaccagcagtcgctcatgcataccaNNNNNNNNNNNNNNNNNNNNNNNNNNNNNNNNNNNNNNNNNNNNNNNNNNNNNNNNNNNNNNNNNNNNNNNNNNNNNNNNNNNNNNNNNNNNNNNNNNNNNNNNNNNNNNNNNNNNNNNNNNNNNNNNNNNNNNNNNNNNNNNNNNNNNNNNNNNNNNNNNNNNNNNNNNNNNNNNNNNNNNNNNNNNNNNNNNNNNNNNNNNNNNNNNNNNNNNNNNNNNNNNNNNNNNNNNNNNNNNNNNNNNNNNNNNNNNNNNNNNNNNNNNNNNNNNNNNNNNNNNNNNNNNNNNNNNNNNNNNNNNNNNNNNAGGGATTAATcctaaaagattaaaattaataattattaaaaataatgatgagatGATTAGTGAAAATCCTCctaaattatttctaaaagatcgaataatttgaatattaataatttgttttggAATTATAAAAGAAGAATTGAAAAATGAAGGATGTAGATGTCAATAATTTCATAGATCACTTGGAAATCTTATAGAACACAATCCCTTATGAAATCACATTGCAACAGAAGACAGCATGGTGAAGTTATGTGCAGTTTTCATGAAAGCAGATTTGGCAATTACAAGTTCCAGGTAAGTAAGGAGAAGCCCTTCCATGCACTGTTGGGAGAATTGGTTTCAATAGTCCTGGAGTTCACTGAAGCAGACCAAGGAGGTGAGGTTCATCCAGTCCCTATACTTGAAGGAgtgtatgttttttgtatgtatcttCCCTTAAAGCAATTGATTTCCATGCCCATAAAGTGTCTCACAATACCATCAGATGTTGTGAGGGTTGCTCTATACACCACAGTATTTGAGAGGATGTATGTTCCCAATGGGCAGCTGGTAGAATTTCAGTAGTTACCAGTGAGAGTATAGGGTGAAGACTATGAGGGTATTTCTTTAGTAGCATGCAATGCTGGAAGCAATATTATTTGAGTATGAATAGTTTGCCTTGATGCTCTGAAAGTTAAATAGTTTATGAGAGGCATGGCTCCTTGGGAAATGCTTTTTAATTAGCATCAGGAAGCTCATAAATTGCATTACTGGAAACATCTAAATCACATGTAGGATTAAACcagattttgtttctctttccaaTTCTCTTTGGATTTCAAAATAGGAGTGGGGATTCCTTTATATACACTAACTTATAAGTAAAGCCACTCCTCACAAGTGCCTCATATATGGGGTGTGGTCCTTGTGCACAGGCAGGGTAGAAGACAAGTAATAACTTACTAAGTTTTCAGTTATTCTATGGTATGTTAGTCAAGGGAGAATTTGTACATGGGTGTATTTATTGATATGCATGCAAAGGTGCACCGATGAACATGTgtgtaatgcatatgtatgtgcacctatatatgatgtatgtggaTGCTTAGGCTTAGCAAAGTATGCATGAGTGGGAGTATGCAGCAGTATGTGGAATGGTTAATGCAAGTGAGTGATAAGATGAAAGGTTGGATGGTACACTACTTGTCACTCACAACAGACTACAGACATTCTTACAAACCTGCTTTATTTGTCTACCAGAGAGCTGTTTATTTGAAGCTGATATTATATGCCTGTCAAAGAACTGACCACTAATGCTTCCTCTGATTTGTAGCTGTGGCTGTTCCTACCATAGTTGATATTCTTGCTAATATTATTGTCATAGTTGTTGCTACTGTGGTTGGTATTGTTATTGgagttgctgtttttgttgttagtgtCCTCATCATTGAATCTAAAGAAATCTGGA from Octopus bimaculoides isolate UCB-OBI-ISO-001 chromosome 14, ASM119413v2, whole genome shotgun sequence encodes:
- the LOC106872896 gene encoding protocadherin beta-4 isoform X2 — encoded protein: MLLSACILMLLLCSCLCSNLTFYVAEEQDAGTLVGDIAANLNLNYDKQTADTSLVSFNLIGIVDLFNVTKTGKLYTTQKLDAESLCAYDTQCFKMLRVIFRENKKNENFLKIKIVIQDVNDHSPVFPKAEIYLRFLETDGEGTKKFLLNAIDKDVGEANSQISYQIVNDYKGTFDLVTSKRVDGTDNLEIVLREMLDREVQETYKLQIIATDNGVPPRKGKMDVQISVIDANDNPPIFSQNIYNVFINSSHRIDKPVFVLSAHDLDYGNNSKVSYKFGSKTSEAAKHNFRLNEITGEIYHKGKFSLGENQNYKLFVEARDGGKPFLSSITLVRINIVSQHNNPPVIEISFVSRITEETTVISEDIKVGNFIAFVKVTDDDTGENGEVECQLNHPKFQLQTLGSKEYKITVKEAVDRETKSDFSVTMTCEDNGSPALRSIKKFSVKVTDVNDVQPKFVKDSFRFLIKENESPNFPVGYMEATDPDEGEGGKLSYLILNNHQHLFPFKISNGGFISTTRSLDREIKDSYQFQVLVKDNGTLSLNNTANVTVEIMDVNDNAPYFTSPDVESVTLNVHYLPQSNNEITVFKASDKDTPRNAFLKYGIYQGNDKKLFALNSRTGVLSFARMVYQNDAGEYELVVIVEDSGIPVLSATASATLRLTVSNDAPKIQATAKSSDKDWIDMNWVIIIVAGVVIVSVAIVISVTVCIIKYCKSKNRLSAERNTSSNHSQREMSQLISDNYHPATMVRNLPRMHNTNDSFIDPRTEFFHGVPSQTWRECKSPSSRQRGPIPTPICPPN
- the LOC106872896 gene encoding protocadherin beta-4 isoform X1, with the protein product MLLSACILMLLLCSCLCSNLTFYVAEEQDAGTLVGDIAANLNLNYDKQTADTSLVSFNLIGIVDLFNVTKTGKLYTTQKLDAESLCAYDTQCFKMLRVIFRENKKNENFLKIKIVIQDVNDHSPVFPKAEIYLRFLETDGEGTKKFLLNAIDKDVGEANSQISYQIVNDYKGTFDLVTSKRVDGTDNLEIVLREMLDREVQETYKLQIIATDNGVPPRKGKMDVQISVIDANDNPPIFSQNIYNVFINSSHRIDKPVFVLSAHDLDYGNNSKVSYKFGSKTSEAAKHNFRLNEITGEIYHKGKFSLGENQNYKLFVEARDGGKPFLSSITLVRINIVSQHNNPPVIEISFVSRITEETTVISEDIKVGNFIAFVKVTDDDTGENGEVECQLNHPKFQLQTLGSKEYKITVKEAVDRETKSDFSVTMTCEDNGSPALRSIKKFSVKVTDVNDVQPKFVKDSFRFLIKENESPNFPVGYMEATDPDEGEGGKLSYLILNNHQHLFPFKISNGGFISTTRSLDREIKDSYQFQVLVKDNGTLSLNNTANVTVEIMDVNDNAPYFTSPDVESVTLNVHYLPQSNNEITVFKASDKDTPRNAFLKYGIYQGNDKKLFALNSRTGVLSFARMVYQNDAGEYELVVIVEDSGIPVLSATASATLRLTVSNDAPKIQATAKSSDKDWIDMNWVIIIVAGVVIVSVAIVISVTVCIIKYCKSKNRLSAERNTSSNHSQREMSQLISDNYHPATMVRNLPRMHNTNDSFIDPRTEFFHGVPSQTWRECKSPSSRQRGPIPTPAFIPQVEVIREEKGVEESQNITTPSTLKRDHRFRGNTINRHYEEIPDLPT